The Gordonibacter urolithinfaciens genome contains a region encoding:
- a CDS encoding molybdopterin dinucleotide binding domain-containing protein has protein sequence MGGKNVKTCLQLIKDYTADMTPEWAEEITSVPADTIRRIANELVDHALIGSTIELDGETFPFRPAGVLAPGRGSNSNPLNVELFKAIEVVNELLGCIDVPGGILGLEHGDLHVMDTDDDGMLLPPASDNFRNQAVGQEKLSFPPKSYKLECFYPHELHVMQLVWRAALDPESYYLDYKPEVYMVLGGGNPLRSNSNPEAVVEVLKQIPFTFTISLWMDEMTQFADVVLPEHHALERYALWNASWISNKSASDYVKSLRVLEARKPVVEPVFDTRQQEDLLIEWASRLGILPKMTGIANKGFQGKFLPGKPGGIADEYALSPKEPYTYADVCERKLKTQFGEQGWDAVKECAVVGYTQPDVKSGYIWHWHPENAYRVPLYFRYNARSAQMLRALIEENDIEFPHADLDEVLRQYSGAPVFFEFEGMHPTEEFPLKVLQFKTHFQVNDSTGLSYNHWLHDIEQRFDPHLKKVLVAPSRADELGLAEGDQVVVESMYGGKTTGVLHLSEMIHPSTLAISGKWGAKGAGLVDFAHEGPHYNTLLNDDERDIGFMMGNLNNSVAVKVYKA, from the coding sequence GTGGGCGGTAAGAACGTGAAGACCTGCCTGCAGCTCATCAAGGACTACACGGCGGATATGACGCCCGAATGGGCGGAGGAGATCACGTCGGTGCCCGCCGATACCATCCGCCGCATCGCCAACGAGCTGGTGGACCACGCGCTCATCGGCTCCACCATCGAGCTGGACGGCGAGACGTTCCCGTTCCGTCCCGCCGGCGTGCTGGCGCCCGGTCGCGGCTCGAACTCGAATCCGCTGAACGTCGAGCTGTTCAAGGCCATCGAGGTGGTGAACGAGCTGCTGGGCTGCATCGACGTGCCTGGCGGCATCCTGGGCCTCGAACATGGCGACCTGCACGTGATGGACACCGACGACGACGGCATGCTGCTCCCCCCGGCCTCCGACAACTTCAGGAACCAGGCGGTGGGCCAGGAGAAGCTGTCGTTCCCGCCCAAAAGCTACAAGCTGGAGTGCTTCTATCCCCACGAGCTGCACGTGATGCAGCTGGTGTGGCGCGCCGCGCTCGACCCGGAGAGCTATTACCTGGACTACAAGCCCGAGGTGTACATGGTGCTGGGTGGCGGCAACCCGCTGCGCTCGAACTCCAACCCCGAGGCGGTGGTGGAGGTGCTCAAGCAGATCCCCTTCACGTTCACCATCTCGCTGTGGATGGACGAGATGACCCAGTTCGCCGACGTGGTGCTGCCCGAGCACCACGCGCTCGAGCGCTACGCGCTGTGGAATGCAAGCTGGATATCCAACAAGAGCGCGTCGGACTACGTGAAGAGCCTGCGCGTGCTGGAGGCGCGCAAGCCGGTGGTGGAGCCGGTGTTCGACACGCGCCAGCAGGAGGACCTGCTGATCGAATGGGCGTCCCGCCTGGGCATCCTGCCGAAGATGACCGGCATCGCCAACAAGGGCTTCCAGGGGAAGTTCCTGCCCGGCAAGCCCGGCGGCATCGCCGACGAGTACGCGCTCAGCCCAAAGGAGCCCTACACATACGCCGACGTGTGCGAGCGCAAGCTGAAGACGCAGTTCGGCGAGCAGGGCTGGGACGCGGTGAAGGAGTGCGCGGTAGTCGGGTACACGCAGCCCGACGTGAAGTCGGGCTATATCTGGCACTGGCATCCCGAGAACGCGTACCGCGTGCCGCTGTACTTCCGCTACAACGCCCGCAGCGCCCAGATGCTGCGCGCGCTCATCGAGGAGAACGACATCGAATTCCCGCACGCCGACCTGGACGAGGTGCTGCGCCAGTACTCGGGCGCACCGGTGTTCTTCGAGTTCGAGGGCATGCACCCCACCGAGGAGTTTCCGCTCAAGGTGCTCCAGTTCAAGACGCACTTCCAGGTGAACGACTCCACGGGCTTGTCGTACAACCACTGGCTGCACGACATCGAGCAGCGCTTCGACCCTCATCTGAAGAAGGTGCTCGTGGCGCCGTCGCGCGCCGACGAGCTGGGATTGGCCGAAGGCGACCAGGTGGTGGTCGAGTCCATGTACGGCGGCAAGACCACGGGCGTGCTGCACCTTTCCGAGATGATCCATCCCTCCACGCTCGCCATCTCGGGCAAGTGGGGCGCGAAGGGCGCGGGGCTCGTCGACTTCGCGCACGAGGGGCCGCACTACAACACGCTGCTCAACGACGACGAGCGGGACATCGGCTTCATGATGGGCAACTTGAACAACTCGGTTGCCGTCAAAGTCTACAAGGCGTAA
- a CDS encoding molybdopterin-dependent oxidoreductase, producing the protein MTLTRRTFFKGAAAAGAAAMLGAEAAGASPWFSPLAPEQAHAAPVEEWKPATCPACHNPICGTQVKVVDGVAVEIKGDPNSPTNQGRLCPRGLSVLGGLYHPYRVKKPLKRTNPEKGLDVDPGWVEISWDEALQITTEKLKACLEKDPRTLFTQTGFGNEDSFKRLIFESAFGTPNGLTTSGPLCADHFGPMCTKGTKVDRADTERCNCLVIMGRSVGDEWGLAHRNTKEYVDSVARGMKIVCVNPRKTNAAQTGEWVPIVPGTDVAMCWALVNVMLYERQDVDEHFLKVRTNAPYLIEDVSEELKGTKVCFQDYARDEATGKPLVWDEGAAAAVPFHVVG; encoded by the coding sequence ATGACGCTCACACGCCGCACGTTTTTCAAGGGCGCCGCAGCGGCGGGGGCCGCCGCTATGCTGGGCGCCGAGGCTGCCGGTGCCAGCCCCTGGTTCTCGCCGCTCGCGCCCGAGCAGGCGCACGCCGCCCCCGTCGAGGAGTGGAAGCCGGCCACGTGCCCGGCCTGCCACAACCCCATCTGCGGCACGCAGGTGAAAGTGGTCGACGGCGTGGCCGTGGAGATCAAGGGCGACCCGAATTCGCCTACGAACCAGGGCAGGCTCTGCCCGCGCGGCCTGTCGGTTCTGGGCGGGCTGTACCACCCGTACCGCGTGAAGAAGCCGCTCAAGCGAACGAACCCGGAGAAGGGCCTCGACGTCGACCCCGGCTGGGTGGAGATCAGCTGGGACGAGGCCCTGCAGATCACCACCGAGAAGCTGAAAGCCTGTCTGGAGAAGGACCCGCGCACGCTGTTCACCCAGACGGGCTTCGGCAACGAGGACTCGTTCAAGCGCCTGATATTCGAGAGCGCCTTCGGCACGCCGAACGGCCTGACCACCTCCGGCCCGCTGTGCGCCGACCACTTCGGCCCCATGTGCACCAAGGGCACGAAGGTCGACCGCGCCGACACCGAGCGCTGCAACTGCCTGGTTATCATGGGCCGCTCCGTGGGTGACGAGTGGGGGCTCGCGCACCGCAACACCAAGGAGTACGTCGATTCGGTCGCGCGCGGCATGAAGATCGTCTGCGTGAACCCGCGCAAGACCAACGCGGCGCAAACCGGCGAATGGGTGCCCATCGTGCCCGGCACCGACGTGGCCATGTGCTGGGCGCTGGTGAACGTGATGCTGTACGAGCGCCAAGACGTCGACGAGCACTTCCTCAAGGTGCGCACGAATGCGCCGTACCTCATAGAGGACGTGTCCGAGGAGCTCAAGGGCACGAAGGTGTGCTTCCAGGACTATGCGCGCGACGAGGCCACGGGCAAGCCGCTCGTGTGGGACGAGGGGGCAGCCGCGGCGGTTCCGTTCCACGTCGTCGGGTGA
- a CDS encoding molecular chaperone TorD family protein yields MEDARKAAAWYGYGAHVLLDPIEVPGTAYVVDLAKRTRMLLESTEAEEAGAAGATGATGAADTAGAVGAVGVTAAAEATGTACAAGAADTTGAADAAGEADAAGRSGLAAWCKRVEDLVARGVEGADALAEEQRAVAADRTRLCRGVSQDGPLPPYEAYYREGAVEGDVSASYRRAGVRFDGTAERDDYLGVELAFLDCLVRAEEAAYARGDGPAAAAYAQQRQSFEQEHLPWVAAFCTAALPHARTAYGRAALEALAARSARGNQPECFT; encoded by the coding sequence ATGGAAGACGCCCGGAAAGCGGCAGCCTGGTACGGCTACGGCGCGCACGTGCTGCTGGACCCGATAGAGGTACCGGGAACAGCCTACGTCGTCGATCTGGCGAAACGCACGCGGATGCTGCTGGAGTCGACCGAGGCCGAGGAAGCTGGAGCGGCGGGCGCGACAGGCGCGACGGGCGCTGCCGATACGGCGGGGGCGGTGGGCGCGGTAGGCGTCACGGCTGCAGCAGAAGCGACAGGAACGGCATGCGCGGCCGGGGCGGCGGACACGACCGGGGCGGCGGATGCAGCCGGGGAGGCGGATGCTGCCGGGCGTAGCGGGCTTGCCGCTTGGTGCAAGCGCGTGGAGGATCTGGTAGCGCGCGGGGTGGAAGGCGCCGATGCGCTCGCCGAGGAGCAGCGGGCCGTCGCCGCAGACCGCACGCGGCTCTGCCGCGGCGTCAGCCAGGACGGCCCGCTGCCCCCCTACGAGGCGTACTATCGCGAAGGTGCCGTCGAGGGCGATGTGTCTGCCAGCTACCGGCGTGCCGGCGTCCGATTCGACGGCACGGCCGAGCGCGACGACTATCTGGGAGTCGAACTGGCCTTCCTCGACTGCCTGGTCCGCGCCGAGGAGGCCGCATACGCACGGGGCGACGGTCCCGCAGCCGCCGCATACGCGCAGCAGAGGCAATCCTTCGAGCAGGAGCACCTCCCCTGGGTCGCCGCCTTCTGCACCGCCGCGCTTCCCCACGCGCGCACGGCGTACGGCAGGGCCGCGCTCGAAGCGCTCGCCGCCCGCTCTGCGCGCGGCAACCAACCCGAATGTTTCACGTGA
- a CDS encoding MarR family winged helix-turn-helix transcriptional regulator has product MNTQDSIPVNLAQRLVFTVNQYQAYLSRHLKEYRIGSSEYPVLIYLVHRESEGDGTLKVSQSDIAQRQHRDPALITRAARSLAEKGLITVHPDPENRARNVLRLTPAGREAAVKVEELVSAWEEEAQGGLDEQERRQLGDLLARLELPR; this is encoded by the coding sequence ATGAACACTCAAGACTCCATACCCGTGAATCTGGCGCAACGCCTTGTGTTCACGGTGAACCAGTATCAGGCGTATCTCTCGCGGCACCTCAAGGAGTACCGGATTGGGTCGTCGGAGTATCCCGTGCTCATCTACCTGGTGCATCGCGAGAGCGAAGGCGACGGCACGCTGAAGGTCAGCCAGAGCGACATCGCGCAGCGCCAGCACCGCGACCCGGCGCTCATCACGCGCGCCGCGCGCAGCCTTGCCGAAAAAGGGCTGATCACCGTGCATCCCGATCCCGAGAACCGCGCGCGCAACGTGCTGCGCCTCACGCCCGCGGGCCGCGAGGCGGCCGTCAAGGTGGAAGAGCTCGTTTCGGCATGGGAGGAGGAGGCCCAAGGCGGCCTCGACGAGCAAGAGCGCCGCCAGCTCGGCGACCTCCTCGCCCGCCTGGAGCTCCCGCGCTAA
- a CDS encoding citrate/2-methylcitrate synthase: MQEEEKKIALYENFKTINSIDPAYYEQYDVKRGLRNADGTGVVAGLTNIANVHGYVVSDNEKIADEGHLRYRGYDVYDLLGDQSAEHRFNFEEVSYLLLMGELPTREQLDRFIEVLDGQRELPDGFTASMIMRDTPPDIMNVLARTILLLYAYDPDAEDRSAHHEIHTAISLISRLPRIMVLTYYAKRARYNNESMIMHRFIPGQSTAETILSMLRPDRQFTPEEARMLDVMLCLHAEHGGGNNSTFTTRVLTSSDTDPYSTYAGAIGSLKGWKHGGANHQVLAMQQEIKENVADWSDEGQVADYLAKIVRKEAFDKTGLVYGMGHAVYTKSDPRAIICKQFAEGLAVGTEFEAEFNLLKSIERLAPEVILREKGTAKDMCANIDMYSGFVYSMMGIPEDLFTPLFACARMSGWAAHRFEEIVSGKRIIRPAYKSTRSGKRDYVAMEER; the protein is encoded by the coding sequence ATGCAAGAAGAAGAGAAGAAGATCGCTCTCTACGAGAATTTCAAGACCATCAACTCCATCGACCCCGCCTACTACGAGCAGTACGACGTGAAGCGCGGCCTGCGCAACGCGGACGGCACCGGCGTGGTGGCCGGCCTCACGAACATCGCGAACGTGCACGGCTACGTGGTGTCGGACAACGAGAAGATCGCCGACGAGGGCCATCTTCGCTACCGCGGCTACGACGTGTACGACCTCTTGGGCGACCAGTCCGCCGAGCACCGCTTCAACTTCGAGGAGGTGTCGTACCTGCTGCTCATGGGCGAGCTGCCCACGCGCGAGCAGCTCGACCGCTTCATCGAGGTCCTCGACGGCCAGCGCGAGCTGCCCGACGGGTTCACCGCGTCTATGATCATGCGCGACACGCCGCCCGATATCATGAACGTGCTGGCACGCACCATCCTCTTGCTGTACGCCTACGATCCCGACGCGGAGGATCGCTCGGCCCACCATGAGATCCACACCGCCATCTCGCTCATCTCGCGCCTGCCGCGCATCATGGTGCTCACGTACTATGCCAAGCGGGCCCGCTACAACAACGAGTCCATGATCATGCACCGCTTCATACCCGGCCAGTCCACGGCCGAGACCATCCTTTCCATGCTGCGTCCCGACCGCCAGTTCACGCCGGAGGAGGCGCGCATGCTCGACGTCATGCTGTGCCTGCACGCCGAGCACGGCGGCGGCAACAACTCCACGTTCACCACGCGCGTGCTGACCTCGTCCGACACCGACCCGTACTCCACGTATGCCGGCGCCATCGGCTCACTGAAGGGCTGGAAGCACGGCGGCGCGAACCACCAGGTGCTGGCCATGCAGCAGGAGATCAAGGAGAACGTGGCCGACTGGTCAGACGAGGGCCAGGTGGCCGACTACCTGGCGAAGATCGTGCGCAAGGAGGCCTTCGACAAAACGGGCCTCGTGTACGGCATGGGCCACGCGGTGTACACGAAGAGCGACCCGCGCGCCATCATCTGCAAGCAGTTCGCCGAGGGCCTTGCCGTGGGCACGGAGTTCGAGGCCGAGTTCAATCTGCTGAAGTCCATCGAGCGACTGGCCCCCGAGGTCATCCTGCGCGAGAAGGGCACGGCCAAGGATATGTGCGCGAACATCGACATGTACTCCGGCTTCGTGTACTCCATGATGGGCATCCCCGAGGATTTGTTCACCCCGCTGTTCGCCTGCGCCCGCATGTCCGGCTGGGCCGCCCACCGCTTCGAGGAGATAGTCTCCGGCAAGCGCATCATCCGTCCCGCCTACAAGTCCACCCGCAGCGGCAAGCGCGACTACGTGGCCATGGAAGAGCGGTAG
- a CDS encoding glycine betaine ABC transporter substrate-binding protein: MLSSLFQLLIEKRAWFFDLFLQHIGISFISIALAVLIGLSLGIAIAQWRRGAKPVLALVNFVYTIPSIALFGFLIPVTGIGDLTAIVALTVYALLPMVRNTYTGLTTIDPAIIEAARGMGSTDRQLLYRIELPLAAPIIMSGIRNMATMTIALAGIASFIGAGGLGVAIYRGITTGNEAMTLAGSVLIALLAIVVDLLLGLAEKSTRRHLEPSSAHRRKRTGTQKEAGQDFRRRTGAVVAAGTAVVLIAGGAFAFANRGGGDNVVNIATKPMTEQYILGEMLNTLIEHDTDLAVELTQGVGGGTSNIEPGMEKGDFDLYPEYTGTGWNAVLKHENTYDESMFDTMRQEYESQLGLTWVGMYGFNNTYGLAVSKDVAERYDLRTYSDLAEVAGGLALGAEPDFYDRQDGYLGLQAAYGMDFGSTRDMDISLKYQALFENKVDAIVVSTTDGKVADDRLVVLEDDQHFYPSYLCGNVVRQDTLEKHPELRDELLKLQGAITDTDMARMNNAVETQGQEPKAVADAFLAEKGLM, translated from the coding sequence ATGCTCTCATCCCTGTTCCAGCTGCTCATCGAGAAGCGCGCTTGGTTTTTCGACCTGTTCCTTCAGCATATAGGCATCTCGTTCATATCCATTGCGCTGGCGGTCCTCATCGGGTTGTCGCTGGGCATTGCCATCGCCCAGTGGCGGCGCGGCGCGAAACCGGTGCTCGCGCTGGTGAACTTCGTGTACACCATCCCGTCCATCGCACTGTTCGGCTTCCTCATCCCCGTCACGGGCATCGGCGACCTCACGGCCATCGTGGCGCTCACCGTGTACGCGCTGCTGCCGATGGTGCGCAACACCTACACCGGCCTCACCACCATCGACCCCGCCATCATCGAGGCGGCGCGCGGCATGGGCTCCACCGACCGCCAGCTGCTCTACCGCATCGAGCTGCCGCTGGCCGCGCCCATCATCATGAGCGGCATCCGCAACATGGCCACCATGACCATCGCGCTGGCCGGCATCGCCAGCTTCATCGGCGCGGGCGGCCTGGGCGTGGCCATCTACCGCGGCATCACGACAGGCAACGAGGCCATGACGTTGGCGGGCAGCGTGCTGATCGCGCTGCTGGCCATCGTCGTTGACCTGCTGCTGGGGCTGGCCGAGAAGTCGACGCGCCGCCACCTCGAGCCGTCGAGCGCGCACCGTCGCAAGCGCACCGGAACGCAGAAGGAAGCGGGCCAGGACTTTCGTCGGCGCACGGGTGCCGTCGTGGCCGCGGGCACGGCCGTGGTGCTGATCGCGGGCGGGGCCTTCGCGTTCGCGAATCGCGGCGGCGGCGACAACGTGGTGAACATCGCGACGAAGCCCATGACCGAGCAGTACATCTTGGGCGAGATGCTGAACACGCTGATCGAGCACGACACCGACCTCGCCGTGGAGCTGACGCAAGGCGTGGGAGGCGGTACGTCGAACATCGAGCCCGGCATGGAGAAGGGCGACTTCGACCTCTACCCCGAGTACACCGGAACAGGCTGGAACGCCGTGCTGAAGCACGAGAACACCTACGACGAGTCGATGTTCGACACGATGCGGCAGGAATACGAGTCGCAGCTCGGCCTCACCTGGGTGGGGATGTACGGCTTCAACAACACGTACGGCCTGGCCGTGAGCAAGGACGTGGCCGAACGCTACGATCTTCGCACATACTCGGACCTTGCGGAGGTTGCGGGCGGGCTCGCGCTCGGCGCGGAGCCCGACTTCTACGACCGTCAGGACGGCTACCTCGGCTTGCAGGCTGCCTACGGCATGGACTTCGGCAGCACGCGCGACATGGACATCAGCTTGAAGTACCAGGCGCTGTTCGAGAACAAGGTGGACGCCATCGTCGTATCCACCACCGACGGCAAAGTGGCTGACGATCGCCTCGTGGTGCTCGAGGACGACCAGCACTTCTACCCCTCGTACCTCTGCGGCAACGTGGTGCGCCAGGACACCCTGGAAAAGCACCCCGAGCTGCGCGACGAGCTGCTGAAGTTGCAAGGAGCCATCACCGACACCGACATGGCGCGCATGAACAACGCCGTTGAGACGCAGGGGCAGGAACCGAAAGCGGTGGCCGATGCGTTTTTGGCCGAGAAGGGGCTGATGTAA